From a single Cherax quadricarinatus isolate ZL_2023a chromosome 9, ASM3850222v1, whole genome shotgun sequence genomic region:
- the LOC128685993 gene encoding uncharacterized protein, producing MDEMIRTGVLEGGKLIADPVIDAHVYTITQATLSSASPRLPEGLRIGPVEPRHAHILFKHWKHNQLENIEEYTEMVKALPGYAVYPCPSPHTTGGTEDSALEDTEQPLAWAQFTSRNTIGNTFTLEKYRRMGLGKAVTLAMVTHLLREGTSASLIIVDKNETSIRFHEGLGFVRETPVMYLVCSVLGGSEDFPSTQ from the exons ATGGATGAGATGATCAGGACCGGCGTACTTGAGGGAGGTAAATTAATAGCTGACCCCGTTATTGACGCTCACGTGTACACTATAACCCAGGCTACTCTTTCCTCCGCCTCTCCCAG GTTACCAGAGGGATTAAGGATAGGACCAGTGGAACCGCGTCACGCTCATATTCTTTTCAAACACTGGAAGCATAACCAACTTGAGAACATTGAGGAATATACTGAGATGGTGAAAGCTCTCCCGGGCTATGCTGTCTACCCTTGCCCTTCACCCCACACTACAGGGGGCACTGAAGATTCAGCACTGGAAGACACGGAACAACCCTTAGCGTGGGCACAGTTCACATCGCGTAACACTATTGGGAACACATTTACCTTGGAGAAATATCGCAGGATGGGCCTCGGTAAGGCTGTCACTCTCGCCATGGTAACACACTTGCTGAGAGAAGGCACAAGTGCCTCACTTATCATTGTGGACAAAAATGAGACTTCCATAAGATTCCATGAGGGGCTGGGGTTCGTCAGGGAGACTCCCGTCATGTATCTGGTCTGCTCCGTGCTGGGAGGTTCTGAAGATTTTCCCTCCACTCAATAA